A portion of the Homalodisca vitripennis isolate AUS2020 chromosome 2, UT_GWSS_2.1, whole genome shotgun sequence genome contains these proteins:
- the LOC124354939 gene encoding UDP-glucosyltransferase 2-like: protein MVHFFPTITPRLGCPGICYEMNLVWMALLLLAAGTSDCARILVMQPHNARSHSIAVEPLFEELASRGHHLTLVTSFPHKPPLPNLYEIDVSYRLRPMISNFSFEAINRLMPNSFQSPLFMSDLELYLCNNSYSEPQVQKLLDSDEKFDLVITEIFSSDCFAPLAHRFNAPLVSVVTSCSLPWVADRVGLPDNPSYIPNYLAGLPTNMDLYQRVYNTVLLVWAKLVHRYYAIPQSQNMANEVYGSSTPPINDLIKNTSLVLVNSHISLSLSRPFPPNVVEIGGIHIRNTSNSLPKDLQDILDKSTQGAVVVSFGSLVRMSTLPEQIINKFMKAFSSVPQTVIFKYEDDLHGVPSNVVIRQWLPQQEILAHKNVRAVFGHGGLSSTIEAVYFGKPLIGLPFFADQYLNVKGMVSLGAAVQLNMDDLSEENIRAAIKEVIYNPKYTENIRRLSRQFRDRPMSAMETAVYWIEYVIRHHGALHLRPSSVSLALYQYLLLDVIAVLFLPVFLLLYFIYFLFFRAVEVSPNDHKNYKLKKNN, encoded by the exons atgaaTCTGGTGTGGATGGCGTTACTTCTGCTCGCTGCAGGGACAAGTGACTGCGCGCGCATTCTTGTTATGCAACCTCACAATGCCAGGAGTCACAGTATAGCTGTGGAGCCATTGTTTGAGGAACTAGCTTCTAGAGGACACCACCTTACATTAGTCACCAGTTTCCCACATAAACCTCCTCTACCAAATTTGTACGAGATAGACGTCTCTTACAGGCTGAGACCTATGATCAGCAATTTCAGTTTTGAAGCAATCAATAGATTAATGCCAAACTCTTTCCAATCCCCACTGTTCATGTCAGACCTCGAGCTGTACCTGTGCAACAACTCGTATTCCGAACCGCAGGTCCAGAAACTGTTGGATTCAGACGAAAAATTCGATTTGGTGATAACAGAAATTTTCTCTTCCGATTGTTTTGCCCCACTCGCTCATAGATTTAATGCCCCTCTCGTTTCAGTCGTGACAAGCTGTTCTCTGCCGTGGGTGGCCGATAGGGTTGGTCTTCCTGATAATCCGTCTTACATCCCAAACTATCTCGCTGGACTCCCCACCAACATGGACTTATACCAAAGGGTGTACAACACCGTCTTGTTAGTCTGGGCTAAATTGGTCCACAGGTATTACGCTATACCTCAGTCACAAAATATGGCCAATGAAGTATACGGTAGTTCTACTCCACCCATAAACGATCTAATTAAGAATACATCATTAGTTTTGGTCAACAGTCACATTTCTCTATCTCTCAGCCGTCCTTTTCCTCCTAATGTCGTAGAGATTGGTGGTATACATATAAGAAACACCTCGAACTCATTGCCGAAG GATTTGCAGGATATCTTGGACAAATCAACTCAGGGAGCTGTTGTGGTCAGTTTTGGTTCTCTAGTCAGAATGTCTACCCTCCCTGAGCAGATAATCAATAAGTTTATGAAGGCATTCTCCTCTGTTCctcaaactgttatttttaagtatGAAGATGATCTACATGGAGTTCCTTCAAATGTCGTTATAAGACAGTGGTTGCCGCAACAAGAAATTCTTG CACACAAGAACGTGAGAGCGGTTTTCGGCCATGGAGGGTTGTCTAGCACAATCGAAGCCGTCTACTTTGGAAAGCCTCTCATTGGTCTACCGTTTTTCGCTGATCAATATTTGAATGTAAAGGGGATGGTGAGTCTAGGAGCAGCTGTCCAACTTAACATGGATGATCTTTCAGAGGAAAACATAAGAGCAGCCATAAAAGAGGTCATTTACAATCCAAA ATACACAGAGAATATCAGGCGACTGTCAAGGCAATTCCGGGACCGGCCTATGTCAGCAATGGAAACAGCAGTGTACTGGATAGAGTATGTCATCAGACATCATGGGGCGCTACACTTGCGACCGTCCTCTGTCAGTCTGGCGCTCTACCAGTACTTACTACTCGACGTCATCGCAGTGCTATTTCTCCCAGTGTTCCTTCTCCTTTACTTTATCTACTTTTTGTTCTTCAGGGCTGTAGAAGTTAGTCCCAACGATCACAAGAACTATAAactaaagaaaaacaattaa